The nucleotide sequence ttgttgtttttgttgttgttattgttgttgttgtggtggtggttgtggttgtggttgttgttgttgttgttggtggtggtggtgttattggtgttgttggtgttgttgttggtgttgttgttattgttgttgttggtggtggttgtggtggttgtggtgttggtggtggtggtggggatggtgTCGGTGGTGGTAGTGTCGCTGtcgttgttgttggtggtggtggtggtgtggtggtggtggtggaggtggtggaggtggtggtggtggaggtggtgtcggtggtgctgttgttgttgttgttgttgttgttgttgttgctgttgctgttggtgGTGGTGTCGGTGTCGGTGTTAGTTGTGTCAGTGTCGGTGGTGTCGGTTGTGTCATTGTCAGTGTCGGTGGTGTCGGTGTCGGTGGTGTCGGTGTCGGTGTCGGTGGTTTCGGTGTCGGTTTCGGTGGTGGTGTCGgtgtcggtggtggtggtggtggtggtggtgtcggtgTCGGTGTCGGTCGTGTTGGTGGTGTCGATGTCAGTGTCGGTGGTGTCGGTGCTGTCGGTGTCGGTGCTGTCAGTGGTGTCGGTGCTGTCGGTGTCGGTGCTGTCGGTGGTAGTGTCGGTGTCGGTGCTGTCGGTGGTGGTGTCGGTGTCGGTGCTGTCAGTGGTGGTGTCGGTGTCGGTGCTGTCAGTGGTGGTGTCGGTGTCAGTGTCGGtgtcggtggtggtggtgttggtggtggtggaggtatttgtggtggtgttggtgatggtggaggtgttggtggtggtggtggtgttgtggtggaggtgttgttgttggtggtggtggtggtgttgtggtggaggtgttgttgttgctgttggtggtggtggtggtggtggtgttggtgttgttgttgttgttggttgtggtggtggtggtggtggttgtattggtggtggtggtgtcggtgGTGGTGTCGGTGGTGTCGGTGTCGGTGGTGTCGGTGGTGTCGGTGTTGTTGTCGGGGGTGTTGGTGTCAGGGTTGTTTGTGTCGGGGGTGTCGGTGTCAGGGGTGTCGGTGTCGGGGGTGTCAGGGGTGGAGGTGTCAGTGTCAGTGGTGTCGGAGGTGGAGGTGTCGGTGGATGTGTCGGGGTTGTGGTGGTGGATgtgtcggtggtggtggtggtggtagtggaggtgttggtggtggtggtggtgtcggtggtggtggtgtcggtgttgttgttgttgttgttggtggtggtggtggtggtggtggtggtggtggtggtggaggtggtggtggtgtcgttgttgttgttgttgttgttgttgttgttattgttgttgttgtggtggttgtggttgtggttgttgttgttgttgttggtggtggtggtggtgttattggtgttgttgttggtgttgttggtgttggtgttgttgttgttgttgttggtggtggtggtggtgttagtggttgtggtgttggtgttggtggtgttggttttggtgtttttggaggtgttggtggtgttggtgttgttaTTGTtcgtgttggtggtgttggtggtgttggtggtggtggtggtggtggtggtggtggtggtggtggtggtggtgctgttgttgctgttggtggtggtgttggtgttgttgttggtgttgttggtgttgttgttggtgttgttggtgttgttggtgttgttgttagtggtggtggtggtgttgttggtgttggtggtggtggtggtgatgttggaggtggtggaggtggtggaggtggtggaagtggtggtgttgttgttggtggtggtggtggtggtggtggtggtggtgtcggtgttgttgttgtcgatggttgtggtggtggtagtgttgttgttgttgttgtttttggtgttggtgttggtggtggaggtggtggaggtggtggtggtggtggtggtggtggtgatggtggtggtggtggtggtgtcggtgttgttgttgttgttgttgttggtggtggtggtggtggtggaggtggtgctggtgtcgttgttgttgtttttgttgttgttattgttgttgttgttgttgttgtggttgtgattgttgttgttgttgttggtggtggtggtggtggtgttattggtgttgttgttgttgttgttgttgttgttgttgttgttattgttgttgttggtggtggttgtggtggttttggtgttggtgttggtggtgtcggtggtggtggtggtgttggtgtcggtagtggtggtggggatggtGTCGGTGGTGGTAGTGTCGCTGTTGTTgttcttggtggtggtggaggtggtggtggtggaggtggtgtcggtggtgctgttgttgttgctgttgttgttgttgttgctgttgctgttggtgGTGGTGTCGGTGTTAGTTGTGTCAGTGTCGGTGGTGTCGGTTGTGTCATTGTCAGTGTCGGTGGTGTCGGTGTCGGTGGTGTCGGTGTCGGTGTCGGTGGTTTTGGTGTCGGTTTTGGTGGTGGTGTCGGTGTCGgtgtcggtggtggtggtggtgtcggtgtcggtgtcggtggtgttggtggtgtcgaTGTCGGTGTCGGTGGTGTCGGTGCTGTCGGTGTCGGTGCTGTCAGTGGTGTCGGTGCTGTCGGTGTCGGTGCTGTCGGTGCTGTTGGTGTCGGTGCTGTCAGTGGTGGTGTCGGTGTCAGTGCTGTCGGTGGTGGTGTCGGTGTCGGTGCTGTCAGTGGTGGTGTCGGTGTCGGTGCTGTCAGTGGTGGTGTCGGTGTCAGTGTCGgtgtcggtggtggtggtggtggtgttggtggtggtggaggtgtttgtggtggtgttggtgatggtggaggtgttggtggtggtggtggtgttgtggTGGaggtgctgttgttgttgttggtggtggtggtggtgttgttgttggtgttgttggtgttgttgttgttggttgtggtggtggtgttggtggttgtattggtggtggtggtgtcggtggtggtggtggtgtcggtgTCGGTGGTTTCGGTGGTGTCGGTGATGGTGTTGGGGGTGTTGGTGTCTGAGGTGTTGGTGTCGGGGTTTTGGTGTCGGGGGTGTCGGTGTCGAGGGTGTCGGTGTCGGGGGTGTCGGGGGTGGAGGTGTCATGTCAGTGGTGTCGGGGTGGAGGTGTCGGTGGATGTGTCGGGGTTGTGGTGGTGGATGcgtcggtggtggtggtggtggtagtggaggtgttggtggtgttggtggtggaggtggtggtggtggtggtgatggtgtcggtggtggtggtgtcggtgttgttgttgttgttgttgttgttgttgttgttgttgtggttgttgttgttgttgttgttgttgttggtggtggtggtgttgatgttgttgttgttgttgttgttgttgttgttcttggtggtggtggtggtggtggtgatggtggtgtcggtgttggaggtggtgatggtgtcggttgtggtggtggggatggtgtcggtggtggtggtgtcggtgttgttgttgttgttggtggtggtggtggtggtgttggtggtggtggtggtggaggtggtggaggtggtggtggtggaggtggtggaggtggtggaggtggtgctgtttttgttggtggtgttggtggtggaggtggtggtgttggtggtggtggtggtggtggtgttgtttttgttggtggtgttggtggtggaggtggtggtgttggtggtgttggtttttgtgtttttcgaggtgttggtggtgttggtggtgttggttgttttggtggtgatggtggtgtttgtgttgttgttggtggtggtggtggtggtgttggtggtggtggtgatgttggtgttggtggtggtgatggtggtgtttgtgttgttgttgttgttgttggtggtggtggtggtggtggtggtggtggaggtgttggtggtggtggtggttttggtgttggtgttggtggtgttggtgtcggtggtgttggtggtgttggtgtcggtagtggtagtggtggtggtggtggtgtcggtgttgttgttgttgttggtggtggtgttgttgttggtgttaGTGTTGGTGTTGTCggtgttggtggtgtttgtggtggtggtggtgttgtcggtcgtggtggtggtgttggcgtcggtagtggtagtggtggtggtgatggtgtcggtggtggtggtgtcagtgttgttgttgttcttgttggtgGTGTTGTAGTTGGTGGttttggtggtgttggtggtggggtTGGTGGGGATGGTGGGGTTGTTGATGTAGTTGGTGTTGTTGTTTGTGTtgtaggtgttgttgttgttgttgttgttggtggtggtggtggtggtggtggtggtggtttcggTGTTGTTGTTGtcggtggttgtggtggtggtggtggtggttgtgttgttgttggtggtgttggtggttgtTGTGTTGGTGTAGGTGGTGTTGGTGtcggtgttggtggtggtggtggtgtttgttGTGTTGGTGtcggtgttggtggtggtggtggtgatggtggtggtggtggtggtatcggtgttgttggtgttggtgttggtgttgttgatgttgttgttgttggtgttggtgttggtgttgttgatgttgttggtgttggtgttaatgttggtgttggtgttgttgttgttgttggtggtggtggtggcagtagtggtagtggtggtggtgatggtgtcagtgctgttgttgttgttgttgttgatgttgttggtgttgttgttggtattGGTGTTGGTGTTGTCGGTGTAGGTGgtgtttgtggtggtggtggttttgtcGGTCGCGGTGGTGTTGTTGGCGTCGGTAGTGgtactggtggtggtgatggtgtcgGTGGTGTTGGtgtcagtgttgttgtttttgttcttgttggTGGTGTTGTAGTTGGTGGTTGTGGttgtgttggtggtgttggtggtggtgttggtggtggtgttggtgttggcgatgttggtgttgttggtgttgttggtgttgctgttgttggtgttgttggtgttgttgctgttgctgttgttgctcttgttgctgttgttggtgttagtggtggtgttggtggtggtgatggtgttggtgttggtggttgtggtgttggtggtgttggtgtcggtggtgttggtggtgttggtgtcggtgtcggtggtgttggtggtgtcagTGTCGGTGTCAGTGGTTTCGGTGTCAGTGGTGTCGGTGTCGGTGGTGTCAGTGGTGTCGGTGTCAGTGTTTTCGGTGTCGGTGATGTCGGTGTCAGTGTGGCGATGGTGGTGTCGGTGTCGGTGGTGgtgtcggtggtggtggtggtgttggtgtcggtagtggtagtggtggtggtgatggtgtcggtgttgttgttgttgttgttgttgttgttgttgttgctgttggtgGTGGTGTCAGTGTCGGTGTTGGTTGTGTCGGTGTCGGTGGTTTCGGTGTCGGTGGTGTCATTGTCGGTGTCAGTGGTGTCGGTGTCGGTGGTGTCAGTGGTGTCGGTGTCGGTGTCAGTGTCGGTGTCAGTGTCGGTGTTGGTGGTGTCGGTTTCGGTGGTGTCGGTGTCGGTGGTGTCGGTGCTGTCGGTGCTGTCGGTGGTGGTGTCGGTGTCTGTGCTGTCGGTGGTGGTGTCGGTATCGGTGCTGTCGGTGTTGGTGACGGTGTCGGTGCTGTCGGTGGTGGTGTAGGTGTCAGTGtcggtggcggtggtggtggtggtggtgtccatGTCATTGTCCGTGTCCGTGTCCGTGTTGGTGTTCATGGTGCTGGCGGTGGTGTCAGTGGTTGTGTTGTCAATGTCGGTGTCGGCGGtgtcggtgttgttgttgttggttgtggtgttgttgttgttgtttttgctggttgtggtggtggtggtggtggaggtggtggtgttggtggtatTGGTTTTGGTGTTTTTGGAGGTGTTGGTGGTATTGGTGTTAttgttggtgttggtggtggtggtgttggtggtggtggtggtggtgttggtgttgttgttgttcttggtgttgttgttggtggtggtggtggtggtggtggtggtgtcggtgTTGTTGTTGTCGCTGGTTGTGGTGgttttagtgttgttgttgttgttgtttttggtgtTGGTGTTTGTGGTGGAGGTGTTGGTGTTGGTCGTGTTGGTTTTGGTGtttttggaggtggtggtggtggtggtggtggtggtggtgttgttgttgttgttgttcttgttgttgttgttgttgttggtggtggtggtggtggtgtaggTGTTGGCGGTGTCGGTTTCGGTGGTGTCATTGTCAGTGTCGGTGGTGTCGGTGTCGGTGGTGTCGGTGTCAGTggttgtggttgtggtggtggtagtggtggtggtggtggtgctgttggtggtagtgttggtggtgttgatgttgttggtggtgttggtggtgttggtgttgttggtggtggtggtttggtgttggtgttggtggtggaggtggttgtggtggaggtggtggtggtgtcagtgttgttgttgtcagtggttgtggttgtggtggtggtagtggtggtggtggtggtgctgttggtggtagtgttggtggtgttgatgttgttggtggtgttggtggtgttggtgttggtggtggtggtttggtgttggtgttggtggtggtggtggaggtggttgtggtggaggtggtggtggtggtggtgaggtgttggtggtggtggtgaggtgttggtggtgttggtgttggtgttgttgttggtggtggtggtggtggtgtggtggaggtggtggtggtggtggtggtggtggtggtggtgttggtttTGGTAATGtcggtggtgttggtgttgtCGGTGGTGTCGGCGGTGTCGGTGGTGTCAGCGCTTTCGGTGGTGTCGGTGGTATCGGTGtcagcggtggtggtggtggaggtgtcggtggtggtggtggtggaggtgttggtggtgctggaggtggtggtggtggtggaggtggtggtggtgttggtggtggtgttggtggtgttggtggtggtggtggtggtggtggtggtggtagtgaagatggtggtgttgttgttgttgttgctggttGTTGTGGTGTTGGTGTCCATGTTGTTGTCAGTggttgtggttgtggtggtgttggtggtgttggtggttttggtggtgtttgtggtgttggtgttgttggtggtgttggtgttggtggtgttggtggtgttgggggtggtgttggtggtgttagtggtgttgttggtggtggtggttttggtGTTGGTGGGGGttttggtggtgttggtggtgttggtggtgttggtggtgttggtggtgttggtggtgttggggGTGGTGTTGGGGGtgtcggtggtggtggtgttggtggtgtcggtggtggtggtgttggtggtgtcggtggtggtggtgtcggtggtggtggtgtcggtggtgtcggtggtggtggtgtcggtgGTGTCGGTGGTGTCGGTGTCGGTGGTGTCGGTCATGTCGGTGGTGTCGGTGGTGTCGGTGGTGgttgtgttggtggtggtggaggtggtggaggtggtggagatggtgttgttgttggtgttgttgttggtgttgttgttggtgttgttggtggtggtgttggtggtgttggtggtggtggtggtggtggtggtggtggtggtggtgtggtggtggtgttgttgttggtCTCGGTGTTGTTGTTGTGGATGTTGTTGTTGTCTGtggaggtgttgttgttgttcgtggtggtgttggtggtggtggtggtggtggtggtattggtgttgttggtgttggtACTGAAgatggtgttgttggtgttgttgttgttggtggtggtggtggtgttggtgtcaGTGTTGTTGTCAGTggttgtggttgtggtggtggtagtggtggtggtggtgggggtcatgttggtggtgttggtgttgttggtggtgttggtatTGGTGTTTTTGGTGTTGTTGGTGGTGTTGTtcgtggtggtgttggtggtgttggtggtggtggtggtgttggtggtggtggtggtggtggtggtggtgttggtggtggtgttggtggtggtgttggtggtggtggtgttggtggtgttgtagGTGGTGGTGCTGTTGGTGttgtaggtggtggtggtggtggtggggtggtgttgttgttggtggtggtggttgtggtgttggtgttggttgttgtggtgttggtgttggtggtgttggtgtcggtggtggtggtggtgttggtgtcggtagtggtagtggtggtggtgatggtgttggtgttggtggtgttggtgttgttgttgttggtgggggtgggggtgctggtgttgttggtggtggtgggggtggtgTTGTCGGTGTTGGTGGTGTCGGTgtcggtggtgttggtggtgttgttgttgttggtggggtgttgttgttgttggtggtggtggttgtggtgttgGTTgttgtggtgttggtgttggtggtgttggtgtcggtagtggtagtggtggtgatgatggtgttggtgttggtggtgtcagtgttgttgttgttggtggtggtggtggtgctggtgttgttgttgttggtggtggtggtggtgttgtcgGTGTTGGTGGTGTCGGTGTTGGTGGTGTCGGTGGTGTTGCTGTCGGTGGTGTCGGTGTCAGTGGTGTCGGTGTCAGTGGTGTCGGTGGTGTCGGTGTCGGTATCGGTGTCGGTGGTGGTGTCGGTGTCGGTGTTGTCGTTGTCGGCGGTGTCGGTGGTGTCAGTGGTGTCGGTGTCAGTGGTGTCGGCGTTGTCGGTGGTGTCGGCGCTgtcggtggtgttggtggtgtcggCCCTGTCGGTGGTGTCGGTGGTGtctgtggtggttgtggtggtggtggtggaggtggtggaggtggtggaggtggtgttgttgttggtgttgtttttggtgttgttgttggtgttgttgttgttggtgttggtggtggtggtggtggtgctggtggtggtggtgctggtggtggtggtggtggtgttgttgttggtctcggtgttgttgttgtgggtgttgttgttgtctgtggaggtgttgttgttgttcgtggtggtgttggtggtagtggtggtggtggtggtggtggtattggtgttgttggtggtggtgatgaagatggtggtgttggtgttggtgttgttgttgttggtggtgatgTTGGTGTCAGTGTTGTTGTCAGTggttgtggttgtggtggtgggggggggtcatgttggtggtgttggtgttgttggtggtgttggtatTGGTGtttttggtggtgttggtggtgttggtggtgttggtggtgttggtggtgttggtggtgttgttggtggtggtggtgttggtggtggggtTGGtggtattggtggtggtggtggtggtggtggtggtggtggtggtggtggtgttgtaggtggtggtgttgttggtgttgtaggtgttggtggtggtggtggggtggtgttgttggtggtggtggttgtggtgttggtgttgcttgttgtggtgttggtgttggtggtgttggtgtcggtggtggtggtggtggtggtgtcggtagtggtagtggtggtggtgatggtgttggtgttggtggtttcggtgtttttgttgttggtggtggtggtgctggtgttgttgttggtggtggtggtggtgttgtcggtgttggtggtgttggtgtcggtggtgttggtggtgttggtggtgttggtggtggtgttgttggtgttgtaggtggtggtgttgttggtgttttaggtgttgttgttggtggtggggtgttgttgttgttggtggtggtggttgtggtgttggtgttggttgttgtggtgttggtgttggtggtgttggtgtcggtggtggtggtggtgttggtgtcggtagtggtagtggtggtgatgatggtgttggtgttggtggtgtcggtgctgttgttgttggtggtggtggtggtgctggtgttgttgttgttggtggttgtggtggtgttgTCGGTGTTGGTGGTGTCGGTGTCGGTTGTGTCGGTGGTGTTGGTGTCGGTGGTGTCGATGTCAGTGGTGTCGGTGGTGTCGGTGTCGGTATCGGTGTCGGTGGTGTCGGTGGTGGTGTCGGTGTTGTCGGTGTCGGCGGTGTCGGTGGTGTCAGTGGCGTTGGTGTCGGTAGTGTCGGTGGTGTCGACGCTGTCGGTGGTGTCGGTGGTGTCGGTGTCGGCCCTGTCGGTGGTGGTGTCGGTGTGAGCGCTGTCGGTGGTGGTGTCGGTGTCGGTGCTTTCGGTGGTGGTGTCGGTGTCGGTGCTTTCGGTGGTGGTGTCGGTGTCGGTGCTGTCGGTGGTGGTGTCGATGTCGGTGCTGTCGGTGGTGGTGTCAGTGTCGGTGCTGTTGGTGGTGGTGTCGGTGTCGGTGCTGTCGGTGGTGGTGTCGGTGTCGGTGctgtcagtggtggtggtggtgtctgttctgtcggtggtggtggtggtgtccgTGTCCATGTCCATGTCCGTGTCCatgtcggtggtggtggtggtggtggtgttgttgttgttgtcggtGTCGGTGTCGTCGGTGTCGGTGTCGTCGGTGTCATCGGTGTCGTCGGTGTTGTCGGTGTCGTCGGTGTCGTCGGTGTCGTCGGTGTCGGCGTCGGTGTCGTCAGCGTCGGTGTCGTCGGCGTCGGTGTCGTCG is from Rhineura floridana isolate rRhiFlo1 chromosome 3, rRhiFlo1.hap2, whole genome shotgun sequence and encodes:
- the LOC133379112 gene encoding basic proline-rich protein-like, translating into MTWTPPPPPPPPPTPTPPTPPTPTPPTPTPKPPPPPTPPPPPPPPPPPTTTTTTQTPPSPPPTPTSPPPPTPPPPPPPPTPPPPPPTPPTKTTPPPPPPPTPPPPPPTPPTKTAPPPPPPPPPPPPPPPPPPPPPPTPPPPPPTTTTTPTPPPPTPSPPPQPTPSPPPTPTPPSPPPPPPPPPPPTPSPPPPPPPPPTPPTPPLPPPPPPTPPPPPPPPPTTTTTTTPTPPPPPPSPPPPPPPPPPPPPPPTPTPKTTTTTTLPPPQPSTTTTPTPPPPPPPPPPTTTPPLPPPPPPPPPPTSPPPPPTPTTPPPPPPPPPPPPPPPPPPPPTPPTPPPPPPPPPPPPPPPPPPPTTTTTTPTPPPPTPPPPPTPPLPPPPPPTPPTPPPPPPPPPPPPPPPPPPPPPPPPPPPPTPPPPPPKPSPPPAQPPPPPAQPPPPPPPPPPPPTTTTTTTPTPPPPPPPPPPTTTTTTPTPPPPTPSPPPPPPPPPPPPPTPTPPPPPPPTTTTTQPPPPTTTTTTPTPPPPTPSPPPLPTPPPPPTAPPPPPTAQPPPPPTTTTTQPPPPQTTTTTPTPPPPTPSPPPAPPPPPPPPPPPTPTPPPPPPPPPTPPPPPTPPPPP